One genomic window of Planctomycetaceae bacterium includes the following:
- a CDS encoding YbdK family carboxylate-amine ligase: MEPDSSDSTLRFTPNASPSLGVEIELQLVDSESFALRSSIAEVLAALPDDMRGVVKPELMQSYLEINSGVCQTVRQVGEDLRRKLDVVQSAIDPLGLRLFWAATHPFSSWRDQQVTVDERYFRLVELMQDVARRLVTFGLHVHVGVDTGDKAIMVCERMMKHLPLLLALSSNSPFWEGRNTGLHSNRSKIMEGLPTAGLPHQMRNYSEYVWLIHHLVETGFINTIREIWWDIRPHHNFGTVEIRVCDMPPNLDQVLAITALIQCLVVAISREIEHGTFQSEYHPMMVQQNKWRAIRFGADAQLVSTSDFRQRSVQQAVDELVSRLLTTARLLDCEQELLSVSSLPANTGSRQQLQIYDATGSRQEVVRRMLQDNCWQGS; the protein is encoded by the coding sequence ATGGAACCGGACTCCTCCGACTCAACGCTTCGCTTTACGCCGAATGCATCTCCTTCGCTGGGAGTCGAGATTGAACTGCAGCTCGTTGACAGTGAATCCTTCGCGCTGCGGAGTTCGATTGCCGAGGTGCTGGCCGCACTGCCGGACGACATGCGCGGCGTTGTCAAACCGGAATTGATGCAAAGCTATCTGGAAATCAATTCCGGCGTCTGCCAGACGGTGCGACAGGTCGGTGAGGATCTGCGGCGCAAGCTGGATGTCGTGCAGTCGGCGATCGATCCGCTGGGACTGCGGCTGTTCTGGGCGGCCACGCATCCGTTTTCGTCATGGCGCGATCAGCAGGTGACCGTGGATGAACGGTATTTCCGCCTGGTGGAACTCATGCAGGACGTCGCTCGCCGGCTGGTTACGTTCGGCCTGCACGTTCACGTCGGCGTCGACACCGGCGACAAGGCCATCATGGTCTGTGAGCGCATGATGAAGCATCTGCCGCTGTTGCTGGCGCTGTCGTCCAATTCGCCGTTCTGGGAAGGCCGCAACACCGGTCTGCATTCCAACCGCTCCAAGATCATGGAAGGACTGCCGACCGCCGGACTGCCCCATCAGATGAGAAATTATTCCGAATACGTCTGGCTGATTCATCACCTGGTGGAGACCGGTTTCATCAACACAATTCGCGAAATCTGGTGGGACATCCGGCCGCACCACAACTTCGGCACTGTGGAAATCCGCGTCTGCGACATGCCACCGAATCTGGATCAGGTGCTGGCGATCACTGCCCTGATTCAGTGCCTGGTCGTCGCGATCTCCCGGGAGATCGAACACGGAACGTTTCAGTCGGAGTATCATCCGATGATGGTGCAGCAGAACAAATGGCGGGCCATCCGGTTCGGAGCCGACGCGCAACTGGTCAGTACATCCGACTTCCGACAGCGATCCGTCCAGCAGGCCGTGGACGAACTGGTCTCGCGGCTGTTGACCACGGCTCGGCTGCTGGACTGCGAACAGGAACTGCTGTCGGTATCCTCCCTGCCCGCAAACACGGGCAGCCGCCAGCAACTTCAGATCTACGACGCTACCGGCAGCCGCCAGGAAGTGGTCCGCAGAATGCTGCAGGACAACTGCTGGCAGGGGAGTTGA
- a CDS encoding peptidylprolyl isomerase: MNVAHLFSRGRSRRGSSRRFRARSERSLPVSRLQRLEDRVLLAGNVMAQFVGRDAVLHGDMSDNSVEIIVDSGNVIVRGLDGTTINGGDTDFVLATGTDRLRDDMRIFLGAGNDRLVIGNGVIVSDNLTIWAGVGDDSVALSDSTVGGNVTIFGLPGNDTISVQNSSIGGDLVIHGGAGSNLINVSDSMIGDDARIHGSSSADDIVITGTTIRDNTRVFAYGGSDNVVIQNSTLGRDLSAFAGAGNDVLMISNSTVGDDARVFAGAGNDSVVSQASTVRDKLRAFGGAGNDGISRDAASTARRARVRNFELSTVADAIIAARITDPVTGALARAAAAVAAFDPGLTLTVDNSTVAEDGGTGVATVTIERNTDTTADLVVNLTSSNAARLDPASATVTIPAGQTSVTVDLNAIDDSLINGDATVTITGTATGVNSGTVDVTVTDDEAPALTVDIPVASVSEDNGTAGNAGTASTVTVTVSRDSNTADALTVNLTSSATGRLTVPATVIIPAGQSSATFTATTVPNTTADGNASVTITASGTGFVSGSDTITVNDNDSSLSLSVSVADATVSEADGAGATSVTITRNVASASPLTVSLGSSSTSRLTVPATATIPANQTSVTVDVATVNNNVVDGDALIVITATASGATPAQANISVTDDDVASIVLAPSSNSVDETDGSLTMTITRTGATTAEETVSLTYSAGAKISGPSTATFGTGVSEVTVMLTITDDQNFDDDTVATITATTPGHPTVSTNITVVNDEILSLTFDNSANTTVQSVGTLITKDQTFVVAGTTAPGATVAIDSNADGNFDDGTTIAAPDGTFTMNVVLSNNTTNHGANSLNVRSRLSSGDEVFNALKVHYAIGTVVRFDTNQDLNQDSVMDFYDVELLDTDAPITVANFLNYVDSGRYQDMFVHRSPADFVIQGGGFTVSGGAISNVPTFPTIQNEFLEANSNLRGTLSMALPAGNINAGTSQWFVNVVDNTFLDRNSATDTSVHTVFGRVIGDGMNTVDAINTLVPYNLTGATGVSALGETPVSVPPIETLTGTATVAAGGAAVTGIGTLFTSELAAGDVITIGTDQFVVGSIQSDTQLTLQLSSAQLGHVAYTNAAIGVIVQPPDADFVIFSNIGELLNTV, translated from the coding sequence ATGAATGTTGCACATCTGTTCTCGCGCGGCCGGTCGCGCCGCGGCTCTTCGCGACGTTTTCGAGCCCGCTCCGAGCGATCATTGCCCGTTTCGCGTCTTCAGCGGCTGGAAGATCGAGTGCTGCTGGCAGGAAACGTGATGGCTCAGTTTGTCGGCCGCGACGCCGTGCTGCATGGCGACATGTCGGACAACTCCGTGGAGATCATCGTTGATTCGGGCAATGTCATTGTCCGCGGACTTGACGGGACCACGATTAACGGCGGTGACACCGACTTTGTGCTCGCCACCGGCACCGATCGCCTTCGTGACGACATGCGAATCTTTCTGGGCGCGGGTAATGACCGGCTGGTGATCGGCAACGGCGTGATTGTGTCGGACAACCTGACGATCTGGGCTGGCGTCGGGGACGACAGCGTCGCGCTGAGTGATTCCACGGTCGGCGGCAACGTCACGATCTTTGGGCTTCCCGGCAACGATACGATCAGCGTGCAGAATTCGTCGATCGGCGGCGACCTGGTGATTCATGGCGGAGCCGGCAGCAACCTGATCAACGTCAGTGATTCGATGATCGGGGACGACGCGCGGATTCACGGCAGTTCGTCGGCGGACGACATCGTCATCACAGGCACCACGATCCGCGACAATACGCGCGTGTTTGCTTACGGCGGCAGCGACAATGTGGTGATTCAGAATTCGACGCTGGGCCGCGACCTGTCGGCATTTGCCGGCGCCGGGAACGACGTTCTGATGATCAGCAACAGCACGGTCGGTGACGACGCGCGTGTGTTTGCGGGCGCCGGAAACGACAGTGTCGTTTCGCAGGCATCCACCGTGCGAGACAAGCTGCGAGCGTTCGGCGGTGCCGGCAATGACGGAATCTCCCGGGACGCCGCCAGCACTGCACGACGCGCGCGTGTTCGAAACTTTGAACTCTCCACCGTGGCCGACGCCATCATCGCGGCTCGGATTACTGATCCCGTGACGGGAGCCCTGGCGCGAGCGGCAGCGGCGGTCGCGGCGTTCGACCCCGGCCTGACTCTGACCGTCGATAACTCGACGGTGGCCGAAGACGGCGGGACAGGTGTCGCCACGGTCACCATCGAACGCAATACCGATACGACAGCGGACCTGGTCGTGAATTTGACGTCGTCCAATGCCGCGCGACTGGACCCGGCTTCCGCAACCGTCACCATTCCCGCCGGCCAGACGTCTGTGACGGTCGACCTGAATGCCATCGACGATTCTCTGATCAACGGTGACGCCACAGTGACGATCACCGGAACCGCAACCGGCGTGAATTCCGGTACCGTTGATGTGACCGTGACGGACGACGAAGCACCGGCGCTGACCGTCGATATCCCCGTCGCCTCAGTTTCGGAAGACAACGGCACCGCTGGCAACGCCGGAACCGCCAGCACCGTGACGGTCACAGTCAGCCGCGATTCCAATACGGCCGACGCTCTGACGGTGAACCTGACATCGTCGGCCACCGGTCGGCTGACTGTTCCTGCGACGGTGATAATTCCCGCCGGACAGTCGTCGGCCACGTTTACGGCGACCACTGTCCCGAATACGACCGCTGACGGAAACGCCAGCGTGACGATTACTGCTTCCGGCACCGGATTCGTCAGCGGTTCGGACACGATCACCGTCAACGACAACGATTCGTCGTTGTCACTTTCCGTCAGCGTTGCGGATGCCACGGTTTCAGAGGCCGACGGTGCCGGCGCGACATCCGTCACGATTACGCGCAACGTCGCATCGGCATCGCCGCTGACGGTGTCGCTGGGATCATCCAGCACGTCCCGGCTGACGGTTCCCGCCACGGCCACGATTCCCGCGAATCAGACGTCGGTGACGGTTGACGTTGCCACCGTCAACAACAACGTGGTGGACGGCGACGCCCTGATTGTGATCACTGCAACGGCATCCGGCGCGACGCCCGCTCAGGCCAACATCAGTGTGACCGACGACGATGTCGCCAGCATCGTGCTGGCACCGTCGTCCAACTCCGTTGATGAAACCGATGGTTCACTGACGATGACCATCACGCGCACCGGCGCCACGACGGCGGAGGAAACCGTCAGTCTGACGTACTCGGCCGGTGCGAAGATTTCCGGTCCCTCGACAGCGACGTTCGGCACCGGCGTTTCCGAAGTCACCGTGATGCTGACGATTACCGATGACCAGAACTTTGACGACGACACGGTCGCGACCATCACCGCGACGACCCCCGGTCATCCCACGGTGTCGACCAACATCACGGTGGTCAACGACGAGATCCTGTCTCTGACGTTCGACAATTCCGCGAACACGACCGTTCAGTCGGTGGGCACACTGATCACGAAGGACCAGACATTCGTCGTGGCCGGGACGACCGCCCCCGGTGCGACCGTGGCCATTGATTCGAATGCCGACGGCAACTTCGACGACGGCACCACCATCGCGGCTCCCGACGGGACGTTCACGATGAACGTGGTCCTGTCGAACAATACGACAAATCACGGAGCTAACTCGCTGAATGTCCGCTCCCGGCTCAGCAGCGGCGACGAAGTCTTCAACGCTCTGAAGGTCCATTACGCAATCGGAACGGTTGTTCGGTTCGACACGAATCAGGACCTGAACCAGGATTCCGTGATGGACTTCTACGACGTGGAACTGCTGGACACGGATGCTCCCATTACCGTGGCCAACTTTCTGAACTACGTGGATTCCGGCCGTTATCAGGACATGTTCGTGCATCGTTCTCCCGCGGATTTTGTGATTCAGGGCGGCGGATTCACGGTCAGCGGTGGCGCGATTTCGAACGTGCCCACGTTCCCCACGATCCAGAACGAGTTTCTCGAGGCGAATTCCAACCTTCGCGGCACGCTGTCGATGGCTCTGCCGGCCGGAAACATCAATGCCGGCACAAGTCAGTGGTTCGTCAATGTGGTGGACAACACGTTCCTGGATCGCAACAGCGCCACCGACACCAGCGTTCATACCGTCTTCGGACGCGTGATCGGCGACGGCATGAACACTGTCGACGCGATCAACACACTGGTCCCGTACAACCTGACGGGTGCGACAGGAGTCTCCGCTCTGGGAGAAACTCCGGTCAGCGTCCCACCGATCGAAACGCTGACCGGAACCGCGACCGTCGCGGCCGGCGGGGCTGCTGTGACCGGAATCGGCACGCTGTTCACCTCCGAACTGGCCGCCGGCGACGTCATCACGATTGGCACCGATCAGTTTGTCGTCGGCAGCATTCAGTCCGACACGCAACTGACTCTGCAGCTCAGCAGCGCTCAGCTCGGACATGTCGCCTACACGAATGCCGCGATTGGCGTGATTGTTCAGCCGCCGGACGCTGACTTCGTGATCTTCAGCAATATCGGCGAACTGCTGAATACGGTGTAA
- a CDS encoding FAD:protein FMN transferase, which produces MSTSAARLARARRSQRKGWRIGIESPLQQNPFAPPSARQEPLSRVLELTNSSVATSGDYRNFYEIDGVRYSHTIDPVTGRPVPHPPASVSVIHKSCMTADAWATAMMVLGREKGIAVAKANGLSVLFQELVGNGQVRETAAGDFEGSETKVKSSSDWISFVAAAVLFLLAIGGMSIGVLVKNRELKGSCGGLAAMPGSDGRSMCELCSTPREDCVNDELRRQMQSAGEQR; this is translated from the coding sequence TTGTCGACATCGGCGGCGAGACTCGCGCGGGCGAGGCGAAGTCAGCGCAAGGGCTGGCGGATCGGCATTGAATCCCCCCTGCAGCAGAATCCATTCGCTCCGCCTTCCGCTCGGCAGGAACCGCTGAGCCGCGTGCTGGAACTGACGAATTCGTCCGTGGCAACCTCCGGCGACTATCGGAATTTCTACGAAATCGACGGCGTCCGGTATTCCCACACGATCGACCCGGTGACCGGACGGCCCGTACCACATCCGCCGGCTTCTGTGTCTGTCATTCACAAATCGTGTATGACGGCGGATGCGTGGGCCACCGCCATGATGGTGCTGGGCAGAGAGAAAGGAATTGCCGTCGCAAAGGCAAATGGCCTGTCGGTGTTGTTTCAGGAGCTTGTCGGTAACGGGCAGGTCCGCGAAACGGCTGCGGGGGACTTCGAAGGTTCGGAGACAAAGGTCAAATCTTCATCGGACTGGATTTCATTCGTGGCGGCGGCGGTGCTGTTTCTGCTGGCGATCGGCGGAATGAGCATCGGCGTGCTGGTGAAGAACCGGGAGTTGAAGGGCAGTTGCGGCGGACTAGCAGCCATGCCGGGTTCCGACGGACGATCGATGTGCGAGCTGTGCAGTACTCCCCGGGAAGACTGCGTGAACGACGAACTGCGAAGGCAAATGCAGTCGGCCGGCGAACAGAGGTGA
- the nqrF gene encoding NADH:ubiquinone reductase (Na(+)-transporting) subunit F produces MDKLLAIFFGVVMFTGIITALVAVILGARKQLVSSGDVHILINGQKDITVPAGGKLLGALASQGIFVSSACGGGGTCAQCKVLIHEGGGDILPTEKTHINKKAEREGCRLSCQVAVRQDMKIEVPPEVFETKKWQCTVRSNRNVATFIKELVLELPEGEDVGFKAGGYIQIECPPHQLKYSTFDVEERFREDWDKFNLWSIESVVTEPVVRAYSMANYPGEKGIIMLNVRVASPPPRSPPGTPPGKMSSFIFNLKPGDKVTISGPYGEFFVKETPAEKVYIGGGAGMAPLRSHIFELFKRVHTEAKVSYWYGGRSTRELFYIDEFEEIARRHDNFSLHIALSDPLPDDNWTGLKGFIHQVLLDEYLSKHPAPEDCEYYICGPPIMLKCVQDMLSDLGVEPENIAFDDFGG; encoded by the coding sequence ATGGACAAATTACTCGCCATCTTCTTCGGCGTTGTCATGTTTACCGGCATCATCACTGCGCTGGTGGCCGTGATTCTGGGAGCCAGAAAGCAACTGGTTTCCAGCGGCGACGTTCACATCCTGATTAACGGCCAGAAAGACATCACCGTTCCGGCGGGTGGCAAGCTGCTGGGAGCACTCGCGTCTCAGGGCATCTTTGTTTCCTCCGCCTGCGGGGGCGGCGGAACTTGCGCGCAATGCAAAGTTCTGATTCACGAAGGCGGCGGCGACATCCTGCCGACGGAAAAGACGCATATCAACAAGAAGGCGGAACGCGAAGGCTGCCGGCTGTCCTGTCAGGTGGCTGTCCGGCAGGACATGAAGATTGAAGTTCCGCCGGAAGTCTTTGAGACAAAGAAGTGGCAGTGTACCGTGCGGTCCAATCGCAACGTGGCCACGTTCATCAAGGAACTTGTGCTGGAGTTGCCCGAAGGTGAGGACGTCGGCTTCAAGGCCGGCGGTTACATCCAGATTGAATGCCCGCCGCATCAACTGAAGTATTCCACTTTCGATGTTGAGGAACGCTTTCGCGAAGATTGGGACAAGTTCAACCTCTGGAGCATCGAATCCGTCGTTACGGAACCTGTCGTCAGAGCCTATTCGATGGCCAACTATCCGGGCGAAAAGGGCATCATCATGCTGAACGTCCGCGTCGCCAGTCCTCCGCCGCGGTCACCACCGGGAACTCCGCCGGGGAAAATGTCGTCGTTTATTTTCAACCTGAAACCCGGCGACAAAGTGACGATTTCCGGACCGTACGGTGAATTCTTTGTGAAGGAAACGCCGGCTGAAAAGGTCTACATCGGCGGTGGCGCCGGGATGGCTCCGTTGCGGTCTCACATCTTTGAGCTTTTCAAAAGGGTTCACACCGAAGCCAAGGTGTCATACTGGTACGGTGGCCGCAGCACTCGTGAGTTGTTCTACATCGATGAATTCGAAGAGATTGCTCGCAGGCACGACAACTTTTCGCTGCATATCGCCCTGTCCGATCCGTTGCCCGACGACAACTGGACCGGTCTGAAGGGGTTTATTCACCAGGTTCTGCTGGACGAATACCTGTCAAAGCATCCGGCTCCGGAAGACTGCGAATACTACATCTGCGGTCCTCCGATCATGCTGAAATGCGTGCAGGACATGCTGTCCGACCTGGGCGTCGAACCGGAAAACATCGCGTTCGACGACTTCGGCGGATAG
- a CDS encoding FAD:protein FMN transferase, whose amino-acid sequence MATPLRILVSAAILLWIPSIRTVNAAEPLRISGETMGTYYAIVVDSPALTDDGEALRAAITQRLAEINRQMSTWDAESEISRFNASRGTDWFPVSAELVAVVQEAGRIHALSNGAFDPTVSPLIDLWGFGDRREKSIPTDEQIRTALGHTGMTRVETRPDPPAIRKQHPAIQLNLSAIAKGYGVDAIAELIIAEGQPSFVVDIGGETRAGEAKSAQGLADRH is encoded by the coding sequence ATGGCGACACCTCTGCGAATACTGGTTTCAGCAGCGATTCTGTTGTGGATTCCATCGATACGGACAGTCAATGCCGCTGAGCCGCTGCGGATCAGCGGCGAGACGATGGGCACTTACTATGCCATCGTCGTGGATTCGCCGGCGTTGACCGACGATGGCGAAGCACTTCGCGCGGCCATCACTCAGCGGCTGGCAGAGATCAACCGCCAGATGTCGACCTGGGATGCCGAATCGGAGATTTCGCGGTTTAACGCCAGTCGCGGCACGGACTGGTTTCCCGTTTCGGCGGAACTGGTCGCCGTGGTTCAGGAGGCCGGACGCATTCACGCGCTTTCGAACGGCGCATTCGATCCGACCGTTTCGCCCCTGATTGATCTCTGGGGGTTTGGAGACCGGCGCGAGAAGTCGATTCCGACGGACGAACAGATCCGGACTGCGCTGGGCCATACCGGGATGACGCGCGTCGAAACGCGACCGGATCCGCCGGCCATCAGAAAGCAACACCCGGCAATTCAGTTGAACCTTTCCGCAATTGCCAAGGGATACGGCGTCGACGCGATCGCGGAACTCATCATTGCGGAAGGCCAGCCATCGTTCGTTGTCGACATCGGCGGCGAGACTCGCGCGGGCGAGGCGAAGTCAGCGCAAGGGCTGGCGGATCGGCATTGA
- a CDS encoding NADH:ubiquinone reductase (Na(+)-transporting) subunit D yields the protein MAEQTPKKVLLDPLFNNNPITLQILGLCSALAVTTNLKTSFVMAVAVTLVTAFSSAAVALIREVIPTSIRIIVQMTVIASLVIVVDQFLQAFAFTLSQKLSVFVGLIITNCIVMGRAEAFAMKNGPQLSFLDGIGNGLGYSMILIIVGFVRELTGSGKLFGIVILKPVTEGGWYTTNGLMLISPSAFFIIGMIIWIIRTFKPEQVQSE from the coding sequence ATGGCTGAGCAAACTCCCAAAAAGGTCCTGCTGGACCCGCTGTTCAACAATAATCCGATCACACTCCAGATCCTCGGGCTGTGCAGCGCTCTGGCGGTCACGACCAACCTCAAGACATCCTTTGTCATGGCGGTTGCAGTAACGCTGGTCACGGCGTTTTCAAGCGCTGCCGTCGCGCTGATTCGCGAGGTGATTCCCACGAGTATCCGCATTATCGTGCAGATGACGGTGATCGCGTCACTGGTGATCGTCGTAGACCAGTTCCTGCAGGCCTTTGCGTTCACGCTCAGCCAGAAATTATCCGTGTTTGTCGGACTCATCATTACGAACTGCATCGTCATGGGCCGCGCCGAAGCATTCGCCATGAAGAATGGTCCGCAACTGAGCTTTCTGGACGGAATCGGCAATGGCCTCGGTTACAGCATGATTCTGATCATTGTGGGTTTTGTCCGGGAACTGACCGGCTCCGGAAAGCTGTTTGGAATAGTGATACTGAAACCGGTCACGGAAGGCGGCTGGTATACAACAAACGGCCTGATGCTGATCTCCCCAAGCGCCTTCTTCATCATTGGGATGATTATCTGGATCATCCGCACCTTCAAACCGGAGCAGGTGCAGTCTGAATGA
- the nqrE gene encoding NADH:ubiquinone reductase (Na(+)-transporting) subunit E, with the protein MEHYLSIFLKSVFTENLALAFFLGMCTFLAMSKDVKTAFGLGIAVIVIQGITVPVNNLIFQYLLQPGALSWTGSEALAEQDLMFIGLISYIGVIAAMVQILEMTLDRYVPALYNTLGIFLPLITVNCAILGGTLLMVERGMGFGDSVVFGFGSGFGWALAIVTLAGIREKMKYSDVPAGLRGLGITFITVGLMALAFQSFSGIQL; encoded by the coding sequence ATGGAACACTATTTGAGCATCTTTCTGAAGTCCGTTTTTACCGAAAACCTCGCTCTGGCGTTCTTCCTGGGCATGTGTACGTTCCTGGCCATGTCAAAGGATGTGAAGACAGCATTCGGGCTGGGAATCGCAGTCATCGTGATTCAGGGCATCACGGTTCCGGTCAACAACCTGATTTTCCAGTACCTGTTGCAGCCAGGGGCATTAAGCTGGACTGGAAGTGAGGCTCTGGCCGAACAGGACCTGATGTTCATCGGCCTGATCAGTTACATCGGTGTCATCGCGGCGATGGTGCAGATCCTGGAAATGACGCTCGATCGCTACGTCCCCGCTCTTTACAACACGCTGGGCATCTTTCTGCCGCTGATTACGGTCAACTGTGCAATTCTGGGCGGAACACTGCTGATGGTGGAACGCGGCATGGGATTCGGCGACAGCGTTGTCTTCGGTTTTGGCTCCGGTTTCGGCTGGGCATTGGCGATCGTCACTTTGGCCGGCATTCGGGAGAAGATGAAATACAGTGACGTTCCGGCCGGATTGCGGGGACTTGGAATCACCTTCATTACTGTGGGGCTGATGGCTCTGGCATTTCAGTCGTTTTCCGGAATCCAGTTGTAG
- a CDS encoding phosphatase PAP2 family protein, whose protein sequence is MSTAVISSRSAAPAATPMRISVLRSHDSLVKVWLILVTAAAGFALLIRHGMQLDFLSCGAAVGTVALLLPFAVAFDNRGIPQFANLLTGFLFMVVFNLFLTILTYAGTPLNAALVDGQLIQFDAAMGIHLPSIVEFSRRHPNLQWWLSMSYASVLPSTLLAIVVLGCDRDVKRLQNFVMTFMIAGLITSVVFFVTPAEGPFAAYGYELRADQQRFLDHFRALRSQQFPVVSMSNLEGLITFPSFHTTWAVLLAFGFRHYRWLFVPMLLLNCAVAASTMTTGWHYGSDVAGGLLTAAAAVAAARLLTRDASEKSPQLHSANP, encoded by the coding sequence ATGAGCACCGCCGTCATCAGCAGCAGATCCGCCGCGCCCGCCGCTACGCCGATGCGGATTTCGGTGCTGCGATCGCATGACAGCCTGGTCAAAGTCTGGCTGATCCTGGTTACGGCCGCCGCCGGATTTGCTCTGCTGATTCGACACGGCATGCAATTGGATTTTCTGTCCTGCGGCGCCGCGGTCGGAACTGTGGCGTTGCTGCTGCCGTTTGCGGTGGCGTTCGACAACCGCGGGATTCCGCAGTTCGCGAACCTGCTGACCGGTTTCCTGTTCATGGTCGTCTTCAATCTGTTCCTGACGATTCTGACGTATGCCGGAACGCCGCTGAACGCAGCTCTGGTTGACGGACAACTGATCCAGTTCGACGCGGCGATGGGAATTCACCTGCCGTCCATTGTCGAATTCAGCCGGCGGCATCCAAACCTGCAGTGGTGGCTGTCGATGTCCTATGCGTCGGTGCTGCCGTCGACGCTGCTGGCGATCGTTGTGCTGGGCTGCGACCGCGACGTGAAGCGCCTGCAGAACTTTGTGATGACGTTCATGATCGCGGGACTGATCACCAGCGTCGTGTTCTTCGTCACTCCGGCGGAAGGTCCGTTTGCGGCCTATGGCTACGAGCTGCGCGCCGACCAGCAGCGGTTTCTGGACCACTTCCGCGCGCTGAGGTCGCAGCAGTTTCCGGTGGTATCGATGTCGAATCTGGAAGGGCTGATCACGTTTCCGTCGTTTCATACAACCTGGGCGGTGCTGCTGGCGTTTGGGTTTCGGCACTACCGCTGGTTGTTCGTGCCGATGCTGCTGCTGAATTGTGCCGTGGCCGCTTCGACAATGACGACCGGCTGGCACTATGGCAGCGATGTCGCCGGAGGACTCCTGACTGCCGCGGCAGCCGTCGCCGCAGCGCGGCTGCTGACTCGCGATGCGTCAGAGAAATCCCCACAGCTCCATTCGGCAAATCCCTGA